In Cupriavidus basilensis, one genomic interval encodes:
- a CDS encoding response regulator: MEAHVDHILIVDDDREIRELVSTYLTKNGLRVTVAPDGRHMRSFLEADTVDLIVLDLMLPGDDGLVLCRELRSGKHKATPVLMLTARDDETDRIIGLEMGADDYLAKPFAARELLARIKAVLRRTRMLPPNLQITEAGQMLAFGHWQLDTTARHLIDSDGTIVTLSGAEYRLLRVFVDHPQRVLNRDQLLNLTQGREADMFERSIDLLVSRLRQRLGDDAREPSYIKTVRSEGYVLATPVQIKEARQ, encoded by the coding sequence ATGGAAGCGCACGTCGACCATATCCTGATCGTCGATGACGACCGGGAAATCCGTGAACTCGTTTCGACCTATCTCACCAAGAACGGCTTGCGCGTGACGGTGGCGCCGGATGGCCGCCACATGCGGTCGTTCCTGGAGGCCGATACCGTTGACCTGATCGTGCTCGATCTGATGCTGCCTGGCGACGACGGCCTGGTGTTGTGCCGCGAATTGCGATCCGGAAAGCACAAGGCCACGCCCGTGCTGATGCTGACCGCGCGCGACGATGAAACGGATCGCATCATCGGCCTCGAAATGGGTGCGGATGATTACCTCGCCAAGCCCTTTGCCGCGCGCGAGCTACTGGCGCGCATCAAGGCCGTGCTCCGCCGTACCAGGATGCTGCCGCCCAATCTGCAGATCACCGAGGCAGGGCAGATGCTAGCGTTTGGTCACTGGCAACTGGATACCACCGCGCGCCACCTGATCGACAGCGACGGCACCATCGTCACGCTGAGCGGCGCGGAGTACCGGCTGCTGCGCGTGTTCGTCGACCATCCGCAGCGCGTGCTCAACCGCGACCAGCTCCTCAACCTCACGCAGGGCCGCGAGGCAGACATGTTCGAGCGCTCCATCGACCTGCTGGTCAGCCGCCTGCGCCAGCGCCTGGGAGACGACGCGCGCGAACCCAGCTACATCAAGACCGTGCGCAGCGAGGGCTACGTGCTTGCGACACCGGTGCAGATCAAGGAGGCCCGCCAATGA
- a CDS encoding MFS transporter produces the protein MRSYQVLNCIREAAMQSAKMNQAARQAAQATSAAIGRASNIGYAERNEHYWRRNLAVCVFGSFTTLVSLSMLLPFLPVYVRQLGVASQSGVIQWSGVAFAATFFGTALTAPLWGRLADRFGRKPMLIRAAVGMAVVMSLIGVAHNVYELVALRLIAGLVGGYASASTVMVGTQAPRERAGWALGILSTGALAGSLVGPLVGGLLPEWIGIRGTFFAGGAMIAVTALLTILVVKEDFRPASDARGRTANPAAGAVRRTNYAVVSALLVTAMMVLLANMSIEPIITVYIGSLGVGADHLTRIAGVVMACSALGSVLTAARLGALADRIGSWNVIIGCLVLTGLAMVPQAFVTHWWQLATLRMLMGMTLAGLLPAIGKLTRQSVDEHATGQMLGYLQSAQFSGQVIGPVIGGQIGVSLGLHSVFFVTGGLLVACAGLAQWARRR, from the coding sequence TTGAGAAGCTATCAGGTGCTCAATTGTATTCGGGAGGCGGCCATGCAATCCGCAAAAATGAACCAGGCTGCCCGCCAAGCGGCCCAAGCGACGTCCGCCGCGATTGGCCGGGCGAGCAACATCGGTTACGCCGAGCGCAACGAACATTACTGGCGGCGCAATCTAGCCGTCTGCGTGTTCGGTTCGTTCACAACGCTGGTCAGCCTGAGCATGCTGCTGCCGTTCCTGCCCGTGTACGTCAGGCAGCTTGGCGTCGCATCGCAGTCGGGGGTGATTCAGTGGTCGGGCGTTGCGTTCGCCGCGACGTTTTTCGGCACGGCGCTGACCGCGCCGCTCTGGGGGCGGCTGGCCGATCGCTTCGGCCGCAAGCCGATGCTCATTCGGGCGGCGGTCGGGATGGCCGTGGTGATGTCGCTGATCGGCGTCGCCCACAACGTCTACGAGCTTGTCGCGCTGCGGCTGATCGCCGGCCTTGTGGGCGGTTATGCGTCGGCGTCCACGGTGATGGTCGGCACTCAGGCGCCGCGCGAGCGCGCGGGCTGGGCGCTGGGTATCCTGTCGACCGGCGCGCTTGCCGGTAGCCTCGTCGGGCCGCTGGTCGGCGGGCTGCTGCCGGAATGGATCGGCATTCGGGGCACGTTCTTCGCGGGCGGGGCGATGATCGCGGTCACCGCGCTGCTGACGATCCTGGTCGTCAAGGAGGACTTTCGTCCGGCCAGCGACGCAAGGGGCCGCACGGCAAATCCGGCTGCGGGCGCCGTGCGCCGCACGAACTACGCTGTCGTGAGCGCGCTGCTGGTGACGGCAATGATGGTGCTGCTCGCCAACATGTCGATCGAGCCGATCATCACGGTCTATATCGGCAGCCTGGGCGTGGGCGCGGATCATCTGACCCGCATCGCGGGCGTGGTGATGGCGTGTTCAGCGCTCGGCAGCGTGCTGACGGCGGCGCGGCTCGGCGCATTGGCCGACCGCATCGGTAGCTGGAACGTGATCATCGGCTGCCTGGTGCTGACGGGGCTTGCGATGGTGCCGCAAGCGTTTGTCACGCACTGGTGGCAACTGGCCACGTTGCGCATGCTGATGGGCATGACGCTCGCTGGCCTGCTGCCTGCGATCGGCAAGCTCACGAGACAATCGGTTGACGAACACGCGACGGGGCAAATGCTGGGGTATCTGCAATCGGCGCAGTTCAGCGGCCAGGTGATCGGGCCGGTGATCGGAGGCCAGATTGGTGTGAGTCTCGGCCTGCATTCGGTGTTCTTTGTCACGGGTGGGTTGCTGGTCGCCTGCGCCGGACTGGCTCAGTGGGCGCGTCGCCGTTGA
- a CDS encoding tautomerase family protein codes for MPFVSIRITREGTTAEQKAQVIREVTETLERVLHKPPEWTHIAIDEVDTDNWGFGGRTTTEIRKQSNPASAFGARDNR; via the coding sequence ATGCCCTTCGTCAGCATTCGCATTACCCGCGAGGGAACCACCGCCGAGCAGAAAGCCCAGGTCATCAGGGAAGTGACTGAGACCCTGGAGCGCGTGCTGCACAAACCGCCCGAATGGACGCACATCGCAATCGATGAGGTGGATACCGACAACTGGGGCTTCGGGGGCCGGACGACCACCGAGATTCGCAAGCAGTCGAATCCCGCTTCAGCCTTCGGTGCGCGGGACAACCGATAA
- a CDS encoding SDR family NAD(P)-dependent oxidoreductase, with translation MSNTDNTVIVTGATSGIGLGLAEAFLKAGYNVVGTGRSTERLRATAERLNAGERFLGVAGDVGKPESARQVFAQAIAKYGKVDVLVNNAGIFAAKPFVQFTPDEVEEQISTNLKGMLYPSQEAARHMSERKRGKIINITASLALQPHGGVPALLAVALKGGINQATRALALELAPHGVTVNAVAPGVVDTPMHAAETHAALGSLHPLGRIANIAEISDAVLYLAKADFVSGTVLPVDGGFSAGR, from the coding sequence ATGAGCAACACCGACAACACCGTCATCGTCACGGGCGCCACCAGCGGCATCGGCCTGGGCTTGGCCGAAGCCTTCCTCAAGGCGGGTTACAACGTCGTCGGCACCGGCCGTTCCACTGAGCGCCTGCGAGCCACCGCTGAACGGCTGAATGCCGGCGAGCGCTTCCTGGGTGTCGCGGGCGACGTCGGCAAGCCCGAATCGGCGCGCCAGGTCTTCGCGCAGGCCATTGCCAAGTACGGCAAGGTCGACGTGCTGGTCAACAACGCAGGCATTTTCGCGGCCAAGCCCTTCGTGCAGTTCACGCCGGATGAAGTGGAAGAGCAGATCTCCACCAACCTGAAGGGCATGCTGTATCCGTCGCAGGAAGCGGCCAGGCACATGAGCGAGCGCAAGCGCGGCAAGATCATCAACATCACGGCGTCTCTGGCGCTGCAGCCGCACGGTGGTGTGCCAGCGCTGCTGGCCGTGGCCCTCAAGGGTGGCATCAACCAGGCCACGCGCGCGCTTGCGCTGGAACTGGCGCCCCACGGCGTGACGGTCAACGCGGTCGCCCCGGGCGTCGTGGACACCCCGATGCATGCCGCCGAAACCCATGCGGCACTTGGCAGCCTGCATCCGCTGGGCCGCATCGCCAACATCGCCGAGATCAGCGACGCCGTGCTCTACCTGGCCAAGGCCGACTTTGTCTCCGGCACCGTGCTGCCGGTGGACGGCGGCTTCAGCGCAGGCCGCTGA
- a CDS encoding LysR family transcriptional regulator, with amino-acid sequence MHRQFDDILLGSIELFCLAAEAGSFTAAANTAGVTPAAVSRSISRLEKRLGVRLFVRSTRSIRLTEGGKEYFEQCRAALNQLVEAERKVTGEQVQPSGTIRISAPTTYGHHRLLPLLPAFRARYPLIKVEAHISNRNVDFHEENFDVAIRFRAQPDSMMVSRHLEDAALVVVASPAYLKRAGVPRTLSDLDLHECIQFDLPSSGRQISWLFKEGGHEKEILSTGNYMCAEDVLAGVTLAKAGAGLFQTYQFVVERDLARGELVEVLQAFAGRMRPVSLMYPHGRLLPSRVRAFVEFMMEQARGPAAVQHGA; translated from the coding sequence ATGCACCGGCAATTCGACGATATCCTGCTCGGCAGCATCGAGCTGTTTTGCCTGGCCGCCGAGGCCGGCAGCTTCACGGCGGCCGCCAATACCGCAGGCGTCACGCCCGCCGCCGTCAGCCGCTCGATCTCGCGCCTGGAAAAGCGCCTGGGCGTGCGCCTGTTCGTGCGCTCCACGCGCAGCATCCGGCTGACTGAAGGTGGCAAGGAATACTTCGAGCAATGCCGCGCCGCGCTGAATCAGCTGGTCGAAGCCGAGCGCAAGGTCACCGGCGAGCAGGTGCAGCCCTCGGGCACGATCCGCATCAGCGCGCCGACCACCTACGGGCACCATCGGCTGTTGCCGCTCCTGCCTGCGTTTCGCGCCAGGTACCCGCTGATCAAGGTCGAAGCCCACATCAGCAACCGCAACGTCGACTTCCATGAGGAAAACTTCGACGTGGCGATCCGCTTCCGTGCGCAGCCGGACTCGATGATGGTCTCCCGGCACCTTGAAGATGCGGCACTGGTGGTGGTAGCGAGCCCCGCCTACCTGAAGCGCGCAGGGGTACCCAGAACGCTGTCGGACCTGGACCTGCACGAGTGCATCCAGTTCGATCTACCGAGCAGCGGGCGGCAGATCTCGTGGCTGTTCAAGGAAGGTGGGCACGAGAAGGAGATCTTGTCGACGGGCAACTACATGTGCGCGGAAGACGTGCTGGCCGGCGTGACGCTGGCCAAAGCGGGCGCGGGGCTGTTCCAGACCTACCAATTCGTCGTCGAGCGGGATCTGGCGCGAGGCGAGCTGGTCGAGGTACTGCAAGCTTTTGCCGGGCGCATGCGCCCCGTCAGCCTGATGTATCCGCACGGCCGTTTGCTGCCATCGCGCGTGCGTGCATTCGTCGAGTTCATGATGGAACAGGCGCGTGGGCCAGCTGCCGTTCAACACGGCGCTTGA
- a CDS encoding OsmC domain/YcaO domain-containing protein gives MEIKVNFLDKLRLEAKFDDFTVVADQPIRYKGDGSAPGPFDYFLASSALCAAYFVKLYCVTRNIPTENIRLSQNNVVDPENRYQQIFKIQVELPADISEADRRGILRSIERCTVKKVVQAGPEFVIEEVENLDADAQSLLMLTPASDASTYIAGKDLPLEQTIANMSGILADLGMKIEIASWRNIVPNVWSLHIRDAHSPMCFTNGKGATKESALASALGEFIERLNCNHFYGGTFWGEEIANAAFVHYPNERWFKPGPKDALPAEILDAYCLEIYNPDGELSGSHLYDTNSGNVQRGICSLPYVRQSDGEVVYFPSNLVENLFVSNGMSAGNTLAEAQVQCLSEIFERAVKREILEGEIALPDVPHEVLAKYPGILAGIQGLEEQGFPVLVKDASLGGTYPVMCVTLMNPRTGGVFASFGAHPSFEVALERSLTELLQGRSFEGLNDLPQPTFVSNAVTESNNFVEHFIDSSGVVSWRFFSAKANFDFVEWDFSGQSENSNAEEAATLFGILEDMGKEVYMAVYDQLGAVACRILVPGYSEVYPVEDLIWDNTNKALLFRADILNVHRLDDAGLADLLERLENSELDEYSDIATLIGIEFDENTDWGKLTVLELKLLIHLALRQFEEAQELVGAFLQYNDNSVERGLFYQALNVVLEVLLDDDLELDDYAVNFRRMFGDARMDAVMGSVDGSVRFFGLTPTSMKLEGLDRHHRLIDSYKKLHKARANAAASAS, from the coding sequence ATGGAAATTAAAGTCAACTTTCTCGATAAGCTACGTCTTGAAGCCAAGTTCGATGACTTCACTGTAGTGGCCGACCAGCCTATCCGTTATAAGGGCGATGGCTCGGCGCCCGGTCCTTTCGATTATTTTCTGGCCTCGTCGGCCTTGTGCGCCGCTTACTTCGTGAAGTTGTACTGCGTAACCCGCAATATTCCTACCGAGAATATCCGCCTGTCGCAGAATAATGTTGTTGATCCGGAAAATCGTTACCAGCAGATTTTCAAGATTCAGGTTGAGTTGCCGGCGGATATCTCGGAGGCGGACCGTCGAGGTATTTTGCGCTCTATCGAGCGTTGTACGGTGAAAAAAGTCGTGCAAGCCGGCCCCGAGTTTGTCATCGAAGAAGTAGAGAACCTGGATGCCGATGCTCAGTCGTTGCTGATGTTGACGCCGGCATCTGACGCCAGCACCTATATTGCGGGCAAGGATCTGCCGTTGGAGCAAACCATCGCCAATATGTCGGGCATTTTGGCGGATCTGGGCATGAAGATTGAAATCGCTTCATGGCGCAATATCGTTCCCAATGTGTGGTCGCTGCATATCCGCGATGCGCACTCGCCGATGTGTTTTACCAATGGCAAGGGAGCAACCAAAGAAAGCGCACTGGCGTCGGCGTTGGGGGAGTTTATCGAGCGCCTGAATTGCAACCATTTCTATGGCGGTACGTTTTGGGGCGAAGAGATCGCCAATGCAGCATTTGTTCATTACCCGAACGAGCGCTGGTTCAAGCCTGGCCCTAAGGATGCGCTGCCGGCTGAAATTCTGGATGCGTACTGCCTGGAAATTTATAATCCCGATGGCGAGTTGAGTGGCTCGCATCTGTACGACACTAACTCCGGCAATGTGCAGCGCGGTATCTGTTCGCTGCCGTATGTGCGGCAGTCGGACGGCGAAGTGGTGTATTTTCCGTCCAACCTGGTCGAAAACCTGTTCGTCAGCAATGGCATGAGTGCTGGTAATACGCTGGCCGAAGCGCAGGTGCAATGCCTGTCCGAGATTTTCGAACGGGCGGTAAAGCGCGAAATCCTGGAAGGTGAAATCGCATTGCCTGATGTGCCGCACGAAGTGCTGGCGAAATACCCTGGCATTCTGGCGGGGATTCAGGGGTTGGAAGAGCAGGGCTTTCCGGTGCTGGTAAAGGACGCGTCGCTGGGTGGGACCTATCCGGTGATGTGCGTCACCTTGATGAACCCGCGGACAGGCGGTGTCTTTGCCTCGTTCGGCGCGCACCCAAGCTTCGAGGTGGCGCTGGAACGGAGTCTGACGGAATTGCTGCAGGGGCGCAGTTTTGAGGGCCTGAACGATTTGCCTCAGCCCACCTTTGTCAGTAACGCCGTGACTGAGTCGAATAATTTTGTCGAGCACTTCATTGATTCCAGCGGTGTAGTGTCGTGGCGCTTTTTCAGCGCCAAGGCGAATTTCGACTTTGTTGAGTGGGATTTTTCTGGCCAGAGTGAAAACTCCAATGCCGAGGAAGCCGCAACGTTGTTCGGCATTCTCGAAGACATGGGCAAAGAGGTATACATGGCGGTGTATGACCAGTTGGGCGCCGTGGCCTGCCGGATTTTAGTGCCAGGTTATTCTGAAGTTTACCCGGTAGAGGATTTGATCTGGGATAACACAAACAAGGCACTGCTGTTCCGCGCCGATATTCTGAACGTGCATCGCCTGGACGATGCCGGCCTGGCAGATCTGCTTGAGCGGCTGGAGAATAGTGAGCTGGATGAGTACTCCGATATTGCCACTTTGATCGGCATCGAATTTGACGAGAATACGGACTGGGGGAAGCTGACAGTTCTCGAGTTGAAGCTGCTGATTCATCTCGCCTTGCGGCAATTCGAGGAGGCGCAAGAACTGGTGGGTGCCTTCCTGCAATACAACGACAATTCGGTCGAGCGTGGATTGTTCTACCAGGCCTTGAATGTGGTGCTGGAGGTGCTGCTCGACGACGATCTGGAACTAGACGACTACGCGGTCAACTTCCGTCGGATGTTTGGCGACGCTCGGATGGACGCGGTAATGGGGTCGGTGGACGGCAGCGTGCGCTTCTTCGGGTTGACGCCAACGAGTATGAAACTGGAGGGCCTCGATAGGCACCACCGCCTGATCGACAGTTACAAGAAACTGCATAAGGCGCGGGCCAATGCGGCGGCTTCAGCCAGTTAG
- a CDS encoding GGDEF domain-containing protein, protein MTHLPVVNSQRASVFHLTAVMSLAASAVEIWLDRHSEPLPARRPLAACLLVSALIYAVRLVCIVLDIPSEFDFSTAFFLQIFFNFWIALLVVTLVRERREAGLQLAADTDALTGVGNRRWFLGRLPPAPLANSALAILDVDHFKQINDRFGHPVGDLVLALVATAIRDGLREGDVLARYGGEEFALFLPNVDEQDARAVAERLRKRIEAMSIVIDGGRVSVTASIGVAWSDRNGGAWDAWIKTADSACYAAKGGGRNLVKTSAV, encoded by the coding sequence ATGACCCATCTGCCTGTTGTGAATTCTCAGCGGGCAAGTGTCTTTCACCTGACCGCGGTAATGTCCCTGGCGGCTTCGGCAGTCGAGATATGGCTGGACCGACATAGCGAGCCACTGCCTGCGCGTCGTCCGTTGGCTGCATGCCTCCTGGTAAGTGCGCTGATCTATGCTGTTCGCCTCGTTTGCATCGTTCTCGATATTCCATCGGAATTTGACTTTTCGACTGCCTTTTTTCTTCAGATATTCTTCAATTTCTGGATTGCGTTGCTGGTTGTGACGCTCGTCAGGGAGCGGCGCGAGGCGGGTCTTCAGCTTGCAGCGGACACCGATGCGCTGACCGGCGTCGGTAACCGCCGATGGTTCCTGGGGCGCCTTCCCCCAGCGCCGCTCGCAAACAGCGCTCTCGCGATCCTGGATGTGGACCACTTCAAGCAGATCAACGACAGATTCGGACATCCTGTGGGGGACCTCGTACTGGCGTTGGTTGCTACAGCTATCCGAGATGGATTGCGGGAGGGAGACGTCCTTGCGCGATACGGGGGCGAGGAGTTCGCGCTCTTTCTTCCGAACGTCGACGAGCAAGATGCCAGAGCGGTCGCTGAACGGCTTCGCAAGCGAATCGAAGCAATGTCCATTGTGATCGACGGCGGGCGCGTTAGCGTTACCGCGAGCATCGGTGTGGCCTGGAGCGACCGGAATGGCGGGGCGTGGGATGCCTGGATAAAGACAGCAGACAGTGCTTGTTATGCGGCTAAGGGCGGCGGGCGCAACCTTGTGAAGACGAGCGCCGTGTAG
- the leuD gene encoding 3-isopropylmalate dehydratase small subunit, protein MEQFIQLKGIAAALMRANIDTDLLIPSREINSPGRDGYGEKLLAPWRYEASGSGNGQRVERPGFVLNREPYRRATILLAGENFGSGSSREAAVWAVRQFGFRCVIAASFGAIFQSNCYRNGVLPVVLPANEIAVLAAEAEREVLELTVDLESCTVRHPRGRCLPFIVPPSERALLLEGLDAIGLTLKRRAEIGAYQAALREARPWVLAVEEPR, encoded by the coding sequence ATGGAACAGTTCATCCAACTGAAGGGAATCGCCGCTGCGCTGATGCGAGCCAACATCGATACCGACCTTCTCATTCCCTCGCGCGAGATCAACTCACCCGGGCGAGATGGCTACGGTGAGAAACTGCTCGCGCCTTGGCGCTATGAAGCCAGCGGGAGCGGGAACGGACAGCGTGTCGAGCGCCCCGGCTTTGTGCTCAATCGCGAACCCTACCGCCGGGCGACGATCCTGCTGGCCGGCGAGAACTTCGGCAGCGGGTCCTCGCGCGAGGCCGCCGTCTGGGCGGTGCGGCAGTTTGGCTTTCGCTGCGTCATCGCGGCGTCGTTCGGCGCGATCTTCCAGAGCAACTGCTACCGAAATGGCGTGCTGCCGGTGGTGCTGCCCGCGAATGAGATTGCCGTGCTGGCCGCCGAAGCCGAGCGGGAGGTGCTGGAGCTGACCGTCGATCTTGAGTCCTGCACGGTGCGGCATCCGCGGGGCCGCTGCTTGCCGTTCATCGTACCCCCGAGCGAACGCGCCCTGCTGCTCGAAGGGCTCGATGCCATTGGCCTGACTTTGAAGCGCCGGGCCGAGATCGGGGCGTATCAGGCGGCGCTGCGTGAGGCGCGTCCCTGGGTTTTGGCCGTAGAAGAGCCGCGTTGA
- a CDS encoding 3-isopropylmalate dehydratase large subunit, whose product MYASPRNIIEKIWDQHVVAQMEGEQALLHVDRVFLHDRAGPRVLAGLEEGGHRVAHPSLVFGTMDHIVDTQPGRGDDTLVRGGRSFIEAFRAATQRSGIRLFDLGTPRQGIAHVISPELGIALPGTTLVCCDSHTCTVGGIGALAWGIGTTEGEHAVATQCLVRSKPRTMRVSFHGSLGPAVSAKDMVLALIGRFGVSGGDGHAIEFSGEAVRTLDVEGRLTLCNMAVEFGAWTGLVAPDARTVEWLAGRPFAPSGAAWDAAVSDWLALRSDDGAHWDKELELDCSKLVPQVSWGTHPGQVVGITGAVPPPADADAERALRYMELHPGQPMLGTPIDAAFIGSCTNSRLPDLRAAAQVVQGRRVRPGVKAIVVPGSTSVKHAAESEGLDRVFTQAGFEWRESGCSLCFFAGGDNFDQPGKPGRRVITSTNRNFEGRQGPGVRSHLASPATVAASAIAGCIADPRPLLR is encoded by the coding sequence ATGTATGCATCACCGCGCAACATCATCGAGAAGATCTGGGACCAGCACGTCGTGGCCCAGATGGAGGGCGAGCAGGCGCTGCTACATGTCGACCGGGTCTTCCTGCACGACCGCGCCGGGCCGCGCGTGCTGGCCGGCCTGGAGGAGGGGGGGCATCGCGTGGCGCATCCGAGCCTTGTGTTCGGCACCATGGACCACATCGTCGACACTCAGCCGGGCCGGGGCGACGACACGCTGGTTCGGGGCGGGCGCAGCTTCATTGAGGCCTTTCGCGCCGCCACGCAGCGCTCGGGCATCCGCCTGTTCGACCTGGGTACTCCACGTCAGGGCATCGCGCACGTGATCTCTCCGGAACTGGGCATCGCCTTGCCGGGCACCACCCTGGTCTGCTGCGACAGCCATACCTGCACTGTTGGGGGCATTGGCGCGCTGGCATGGGGCATCGGCACGACCGAAGGCGAGCACGCTGTCGCCACGCAGTGCCTGGTGCGAAGCAAGCCACGGACGATGCGGGTATCGTTCCACGGCAGCCTCGGGCCGGCGGTGTCGGCCAAGGACATGGTGCTGGCCTTGATCGGCAGGTTCGGCGTCAGCGGTGGCGACGGGCATGCCATCGAATTCTCGGGCGAGGCGGTGCGGACGCTGGATGTGGAGGGGCGGCTGACCCTATGCAATATGGCCGTCGAGTTTGGCGCCTGGACTGGCCTGGTGGCGCCAGACGCGCGTACCGTCGAATGGCTGGCGGGGCGGCCTTTTGCCCCTTCAGGTGCCGCCTGGGATGCAGCGGTTTCGGATTGGCTCGCGCTGCGCTCGGACGACGGCGCGCACTGGGACAAGGAACTGGAGCTGGACTGCTCGAAACTCGTTCCCCAGGTGAGCTGGGGAACCCATCCCGGCCAGGTCGTGGGCATCACCGGCGCAGTGCCGCCTCCCGCCGACGCGGATGCCGAGCGCGCGCTGCGCTATATGGAGCTGCACCCCGGGCAGCCGATGCTGGGGACGCCCATCGACGCGGCCTTCATCGGCTCCTGCACCAATAGCCGCCTGCCCGACCTGCGCGCCGCCGCGCAGGTGGTGCAAGGACGACGCGTGCGCCCTGGCGTAAAGGCCATCGTGGTGCCCGGATCGACCAGTGTGAAGCATGCCGCAGAAAGCGAGGGCCTGGATCGCGTGTTCACGCAGGCCGGCTTCGAGTGGCGCGAAAGCGGCTGCTCGTTGTGCTTTTTTGCCGGCGGCGACAACTTCGACCAGCCTGGCAAGCCCGGGCGCCGCGTGATCACCAGCACCAACCGCAACTTCGAGGGCAGGCAGGGCCCGGGCGTGCGCTCTCACCTTGCCAGCCCGGCAACGGTGGCCGCTTCAGCCATCGCAGGCTGCATCGCCGATCCACGCCCGCTGCTGCGCTAG
- a CDS encoding isocitrate lyase/PEP mutase family protein, protein MRKTALLQKLIHAPELLVMPGAFDPLSARVAQEAGFPAVQCSGFGISVSRLGLPDYSFLSLSDMVAATQQIVDAIDLPVMADGDTGFGNAVNAWYAVKAFERIGCAGVNIEDQVMPKRCGHLEGKSIVPLDEAVQKIRACAEARTDLDFVINARTDALAVGGIEEVIRRGNAYLEAGATMIFVDGMTSKALARQAVQGIRGPVAINVVEGGKSPEAFTFEEMQRIGIARVSLPATLMLAAIQGMRDALAALRANGYAGGPGARLADFREQLELVGFKEVFALEQRYLAGLQHPGTAR, encoded by the coding sequence ATGCGAAAGACCGCATTACTCCAGAAACTGATCCACGCGCCGGAACTCCTTGTCATGCCCGGTGCCTTTGACCCTTTGTCCGCCCGCGTCGCGCAGGAGGCGGGTTTTCCCGCGGTGCAATGCTCCGGCTTCGGCATTTCCGTGAGCCGGCTGGGGCTGCCGGACTACAGCTTCCTCTCGCTGTCCGATATGGTCGCGGCCACGCAGCAGATAGTCGACGCCATCGACCTGCCGGTCATGGCCGACGGCGATACCGGCTTCGGCAATGCCGTCAATGCTTGGTATGCGGTCAAGGCCTTTGAGCGCATTGGCTGCGCGGGCGTCAATATCGAGGACCAGGTCATGCCCAAGCGCTGTGGCCACCTGGAGGGCAAATCCATCGTGCCGCTGGACGAAGCAGTGCAGAAGATCCGCGCTTGCGCCGAAGCGCGCACGGACCTGGATTTCGTGATCAACGCGCGTACCGACGCGCTCGCCGTAGGCGGCATCGAGGAAGTGATCCGTCGCGGCAATGCCTACCTGGAGGCGGGGGCGACCATGATCTTCGTGGACGGTATGACGTCCAAGGCGCTGGCGCGGCAGGCCGTGCAGGGAATTCGCGGGCCAGTGGCGATCAATGTGGTCGAAGGCGGCAAGTCGCCCGAAGCCTTCACGTTCGAGGAGATGCAGCGCATCGGCATCGCGCGCGTGAGCCTGCCCGCCACGCTGATGCTGGCTGCCATCCAGGGCATGCGTGACGCGCTGGCGGCGCTGCGCGCCAACGGCTACGCCGGTGGCCCCGGCGCGCGGTTGGCGGACTTTCGCGAGCAGCTCGAGCTGGTCGGCTTCAAGGAGGTGTTCGCGCTGGAGCAGCGCTATTTGGCCGGGCTGCAGCATCCCGGCACCGCACGTTGA